The Helicobacter mustelae genome has a segment encoding these proteins:
- a CDS encoding biopolymer transporter ExbD, which translates to MDWEEKPELNITPLVDIMLVLLAILMVTTPTVVYKEQITLPQGSKQSRVGPDDKLEVRMDIHKRIYIGKDIFDLATFPDNFNLLAGRYNKSSNVYIRADKKLQYQDIIFLLKSVKEAGFSKVSLVTTN; encoded by the coding sequence ATGGACTGGGAGGAAAAGCCAGAGCTCAATATCACTCCCTTGGTGGATATCATGCTTGTTTTATTAGCAATTTTGATGGTGACAACACCAACTGTCGTCTACAAGGAGCAGATCACACTCCCTCAAGGTAGCAAACAATCCAGAGTTGGCCCAGATGACAAACTAGAGGTGCGCATGGACATCCACAAAAGAATCTACATCGGGAAAGATATTTTTGATTTAGCCACCTTTCCGGACAATTTCAATCTTTTGGCAGGTCGCTATAATAAAAGTTCTAACGTCTACATTCGAGCAGACAAGAAATTGCAGTACCAAGATATCATCTTTTTGCTTAAAAGCGTCAAAGAAGCAGGTTTCTCCAAGGTCTCTTTGGTGACGACAAACTGA
- a CDS encoding energy transducer TonB, translating to MYRSARYFYISGALAFFIYFALLFLIVATIIHQKNTAHYIMKNNTKFDQIAIDALIEDSKPQPKTQASFVKKTVEKSQGEPKSLSDIKDLFSKIPDWETESKEQQLKKQEDLEQKKLLDQELLKQQEAIQNLQANLSSMNKTLNEMKTSIDIKTDVLPNQDNGLYDEWIAKIYKILYKNWSFAFYQDATVSAIITITNTGQFSYKILKYSPFEEYNNGVIAILENLRDQKLPPYPNGNLIHIEVNFKARAKDE from the coding sequence ATGTATAGAAGCGCAAGATATTTTTATATTTCTGGGGCACTTGCTTTTTTTATTTATTTTGCACTGTTGTTTTTGATTGTCGCGACCATCATCCACCAAAAAAATACAGCCCACTACATCATGAAAAATAACACTAAATTCGATCAAATTGCTATCGATGCATTGATTGAAGACTCCAAGCCGCAGCCAAAGACCCAAGCTTCCTTCGTAAAAAAAACTGTAGAGAAGTCTCAAGGAGAGCCAAAGTCATTGTCTGATATCAAGGATTTGTTTTCTAAGATCCCGGATTGGGAAACAGAAAGCAAGGAGCAACAGCTCAAAAAACAAGAAGATTTGGAGCAAAAAAAGCTTCTAGATCAGGAATTGTTAAAGCAGCAGGAGGCCATACAAAATCTGCAGGCAAATCTAAGCAGCATGAACAAAACCCTCAATGAAATGAAGACAAGCATCGACATTAAGACAGATGTCTTACCCAATCAAGACAATGGACTCTATGATGAGTGGATTGCAAAAATTTATAAAATTCTGTATAAAAATTGGTCTTTTGCTTTTTATCAAGATGCCACGGTGAGTGCAATCATCACCATCACAAATACAGGACAATTTTCCTATAAAATCCTCAAGTATTCACCATTTGAGGAATATAATAACGGCGTAATTGCGATCTTGGAAAACCTGCGGGATCAAAAGCTTCCTCCCTATCCTAATGGAAACTTGATCCATATCGAAGTGAATTTTAAGGCAAGGGCAAAAGATGAGTAG
- the tolB gene encoding Tol-Pal system protein TolB: protein MSRIVISFLIFFQMLWSVDATIDLVKTIQKTPSIQVTYLDNKNTDFAQEIYRVLLGDLQVTGHFLVREGSKGRRNPDYTEFIQQKTDLYINIEVLKEDANIKVILKLFDVNMQNLVLNKAYTLDDEALYPFVAHKIAIDANNYIKAPSIDWMKRYVVLSANVGPRRNDILISDYTLTYRKVILNDGLNVFPKWANAEQTEIYYTKITRDFPIIIKYNIYTGISSEILRGRGLAIVSNVSKDGKKALMTLAPNGDPDIYLYDFDTKQRIQMTKYRGIDVSGNFIDNDTAMIFVSDRLGYPNIFTKKLQENAPIEQVVFHGKNNSSVTAYNNYVVYTSRDTNNEFGQNTFNLYLISMKSDFIRRLTTNGVNQMPKFSADGGSVMFIKNSGKQSALGIIRLNYNKTYLFPLSKIQIQSFDW, encoded by the coding sequence ATGAGTAGAATAGTCATTTCTTTTTTGATTTTTTTTCAAATGCTTTGGTCGGTGGATGCTACCATTGATTTGGTAAAAACTATCCAAAAAACCCCCAGCATACAGGTGACCTATCTGGACAACAAAAATACAGACTTTGCGCAAGAGATTTATAGGGTTTTGCTCGGGGATCTGCAGGTGACAGGGCATTTTTTGGTGCGAGAGGGATCTAAGGGGAGGAGGAATCCTGATTATACGGAATTCATTCAACAAAAAACCGATCTCTACATCAACATAGAAGTGCTCAAAGAAGATGCAAATATCAAAGTCATACTCAAGCTTTTTGATGTAAATATGCAAAATCTCGTCCTCAATAAGGCCTATACTCTGGATGATGAAGCGCTCTATCCTTTTGTCGCGCACAAGATTGCCATTGATGCGAATAACTACATTAAGGCCCCTTCTATCGATTGGATGAAGCGTTATGTTGTACTTTCTGCGAATGTTGGCCCCAGGCGCAATGATATCTTGATTAGCGATTACACGCTGACTTATCGCAAGGTCATTCTCAATGACGGCTTGAATGTTTTCCCTAAATGGGCGAACGCGGAGCAGACTGAGATTTATTACACTAAGATTACGAGGGATTTTCCCATCATTATCAAATACAATATTTACACTGGAATTAGCTCTGAGATCTTGAGAGGTAGGGGGCTTGCCATCGTCTCTAATGTTAGTAAAGATGGAAAAAAAGCATTGATGACCCTAGCGCCCAATGGAGATCCTGATATCTATTTGTATGACTTTGATACCAAACAGCGTATTCAGATGACAAAATACAGAGGCATTGATGTTTCAGGGAATTTCATCGACAATGACACAGCAATGATCTTTGTCTCTGATCGTTTAGGTTATCCTAATATCTTCACTAAGAAGCTCCAAGAAAATGCACCTATTGAGCAGGTAGTGTTTCATGGCAAAAACAATAGTTCCGTCACTGCTTACAATAATTATGTGGTCTATACCAGCAGGGACACTAATAACGAATTTGGACAAAACACCTTCAATCTTTATTTGATTTCCATGAAGAGTGATTTCATTAGGAGATTGACGACCAATGGTGTAAATCAAATGCCAAAATTTTCTGCAGATGGTGGAAGCGTGATGTTTATCAAAAACTCAGGCAAGCAGAGTGCACTGGGGATTATTCGTCTCAATTACAACAAAACCTATCTTTTTCCCTTGAGTAAAATTCAAATTCAATCCTTTGATTGGTAG
- a CDS encoding OmpA family protein: MKKVFFLIFLVLFVVGCAKKEVAIDEAPKVQQEEEPVQENVAKAPEPKKKDILQDGTVVGSVYFAYDQYNIPPSMSDVIDSSVEKINENPDMNVVVEGNTDEFGSDEYNFALSNKRAMAVQSALITRGISKNKISILSLGKTKPVCTEKREECYQKNRRGDIRLIKANK, translated from the coding sequence ATGAAGAAAGTCTTTTTTTTAATTTTTTTGGTGTTATTTGTCGTTGGTTGTGCAAAAAAGGAGGTTGCTATCGATGAAGCACCTAAGGTGCAGCAGGAGGAGGAGCCTGTACAAGAAAATGTAGCAAAAGCTCCTGAACCCAAGAAAAAAGATATATTGCAGGATGGCACCGTGGTGGGAAGTGTTTATTTTGCTTATGACCAGTATAACATTCCTCCAAGTATGTCCGACGTTATTGATAGCAGCGTGGAAAAAATCAATGAAAATCCTGATATGAATGTGGTTGTTGAGGGGAATACCGATGAATTTGGGAGTGATGAATATAATTTCGCATTGAGTAACAAAAGAGCGATGGCTGTGCAAAGTGCACTAATCACAAGAGGGATTAGTAAAAATAAAATCTCTATTCTGTCTCTAGGCAAAACAAAACCTGTTTGCACAGAAAAGCGTGAGGAATGCTATCAAAAAAATCGCAGAGGAGATATCAGATTGATTAAGGCGAATAAATAA
- a CDS encoding tetratricopeptide repeat protein, which yields MNLMKMCGKLQKDILILALINGFLFAEPSAFELQSGATKKDISSLQSSSKNLQTITTDVQARLGNVEQIQDGLKSLLEGQNLKIKQLSDDNGVLKDQLSTLQAQMELQKEQNKENSEVMDLLKVQILSQQDEIRKLQESLKDINDVMVKNNEMLLQQLDILSKNIAKDRKILEDKSNTIDGTGVSQEGVSQEEEEEALQKDPVMVFQDAKSSLRSKNYDQARKSLEILVKKKYKLAEVYFMLGDISYSKKEYQTAVSYYKKSFTLDEGANYMPVLLWRTAWSFRYLKDAKNYDRFTEILVKHYPNSEQAQKILEMREKKNKG from the coding sequence ATGAATTTGATGAAAATGTGTGGCAAGCTACAAAAGGATATTTTGATTCTGGCTCTCATCAATGGCTTTTTGTTTGCTGAGCCATCAGCGTTTGAGTTGCAAAGTGGAGCGACCAAAAAAGATATCTCTAGTCTGCAATCTAGCAGCAAAAATCTCCAGACCATTACTACAGATGTGCAGGCCCGCCTAGGCAATGTTGAACAGATACAAGATGGACTTAAAAGCTTGCTAGAGGGACAAAATCTCAAGATTAAACAGCTCTCTGATGACAATGGAGTTTTAAAAGACCAACTCAGTACGCTCCAGGCGCAGATGGAATTGCAAAAGGAGCAGAACAAAGAAAATTCTGAAGTCATGGATTTATTAAAGGTGCAGATCCTCTCTCAGCAAGACGAGATTAGAAAGCTTCAGGAATCTTTGAAAGATATCAATGATGTTATGGTCAAAAATAATGAAATGCTCTTACAGCAGCTTGATATTTTGTCTAAAAATATTGCCAAGGATAGGAAGATCTTGGAGGATAAGAGCAATACCATTGATGGCACTGGAGTTTCTCAAGAAGGTGTTTCTCAAGAAGAGGAAGAGGAGGCGTTGCAAAAAGACCCTGTCATGGTGTTTCAGGATGCCAAGTCTTCTCTGCGTTCTAAAAATTATGACCAAGCGCGCAAGAGCCTTGAGATTTTGGTGAAGAAAAAATACAAACTTGCTGAGGTTTATTTTATGCTGGGGGATATTTCTTATTCCAAGAAAGAATATCAAACTGCGGTGTCCTATTATAAAAAGAGTTTTACGCTGGATGAAGGTGCCAATTATATGCCAGTGCTTCTGTGGCGCACGGCATGGTCTTTTCGTTACCTGAAAGATGCAAAAAATTACGATCGTTTTACAGAGATTTTGGTTAAACATTATCCCAACAGTGAGCAGGCCCAAAAGATCTTGGAAATGAGAGAAAAAAAGAATAAAGGATGA
- a CDS encoding FKBP-type peptidyl-prolyl cis-trans isomerase: protein MSQIKPNKVVTIEYSVRDKESQNLIDTNVDSKPLEFLMGASQVIIGLENALSGKNKGDELKAEIAPEDAYGVYRVDFLQEVPREQFEGIELQEGMTLFGQGEHGETVQVTVRDFNDKIVMIDYNHPLAGKTLLFDVKVLDVREPTEQEILNGGVGGGCGCHGGGHGHGDGECCGGGGCGCH from the coding sequence ATGAGCCAAATTAAACCAAACAAGGTTGTGACAATTGAGTATAGCGTCAGAGATAAGGAGAGTCAAAATCTCATCGATACCAATGTGGATTCAAAGCCTCTGGAATTTCTCATGGGTGCTAGTCAGGTGATTATTGGGCTTGAGAATGCGCTATCTGGTAAAAATAAGGGCGATGAGCTCAAGGCAGAAATCGCACCAGAGGATGCCTATGGGGTTTATCGCGTGGATTTTTTGCAAGAGGTGCCAAGAGAGCAGTTTGAGGGTATCGAACTGCAAGAGGGCATGACTCTCTTTGGACAGGGTGAGCATGGAGAGACTGTTCAAGTCACTGTTAGGGATTTTAATGACAAAATCGTGATGATTGATTACAATCATCCTTTGGCCGGCAAGACGCTTTTGTTTGATGTGAAGGTGCTAGATGTGCGCGAACCCACAGAACAGGAGATTCTCAATGGTGGAGTAGGTGGAGGCTGTGGTTGTCATGGAGGAGGGCATGGTCATGGAGATGGTGAGTGCTGCGGTGGTGGGGGTTGTGGTTGTCATTGA
- the hisA gene encoding 1-(5-phosphoribosyl)-5-[(5-phosphoribosylamino)methylideneamino]imidazole-4-carboxamide isomerase produces the protein MFEIFPAIDLKDGHAVRLYKGAMQSATIYGDPYEFAKYFEKIGARWLHIVDLNGAFCGSPQNFEVIKKIATQTRIKIQIGGGVRNEESIKAYLNLGVSRIILGSIALQDPDFSIQMAERYPIAIGIDAKEGKVAIHGWEEVQNISATEFAKKFSHSKVEAVICTDISRDGALSGINIPFSMEIARASGKYCIASGGFSAKKDLQMLKECFLRENLQGGVIIGKAFYEKQIDLEGLLQEIQ, from the coding sequence ATGTTTGAAATTTTTCCTGCCATTGATCTCAAAGATGGTCATGCTGTACGCCTCTACAAGGGAGCTATGCAAAGTGCTACCATTTATGGAGATCCCTACGAGTTTGCCAAATATTTTGAAAAAATCGGAGCGCGGTGGCTGCATATCGTGGATCTCAATGGTGCATTTTGCGGTAGCCCGCAGAATTTTGAAGTCATCAAAAAAATTGCCACACAAACTCGCATCAAAATCCAAATCGGTGGAGGGGTGAGAAATGAGGAGAGCATCAAGGCTTATCTAAATCTTGGCGTCTCTCGCATCATCCTTGGCTCCATTGCATTGCAAGATCCTGATTTTTCCATCCAGATGGCAGAGCGCTATCCCATCGCCATTGGCATCGATGCCAAAGAGGGCAAGGTCGCCATTCATGGCTGGGAAGAGGTACAAAATATTAGCGCCACAGAATTTGCAAAGAAATTCTCTCATTCCAAAGTAGAGGCAGTCATTTGCACAGATATCTCCAGGGATGGAGCTCTAAGTGGCATCAACATCCCCTTTAGCATGGAGATTGCCAGGGCCAGTGGGAAATATTGCATCGCCAGTGGAGGATTTAGCGCAAAAAAAGATCTGCAAATGTTAAAAGAATGTTTTTTGCGAGAAAATCTCCAGGGTGGAGTCATCATAGGCAAGGCATTCTATGAAAAGCAAATCGACCTAGAAGGGCTTCTGCAAGAAATTCAATGA
- a CDS encoding N-6 DNA methylase — MQEQGLKKLVDCFGYLKRYYTDIFDALHAMLELLLLQKKYQIFDGVPKESLIRQKIKDLALQDSLILQANFKLCRLEKYFADMVVDLEIVEEFFFIITQQKTSNKLYYYSTPLQVNRLLIGLLQIEEDDKIYNPCYGMGSIFLSLVQMQKNIELYGEELDPRLSQIAFLILQICEIPTHGLYVNDLLKSPRFVDGDQFQIFDKVLCNPPLYAHLGIDFLKKDQRFHPIGAIAKHYPELIFLIHSLSHLKKCGVFIVRNQVLQKNASEAKVRSRLCKQRMIRSIIELPKNIFPHQNNDFSIVVIMPNSEEILHINASDEFFYEREGKYNRLKNIEVILEIFFQQKEGKYSKITKTAMIENGDLRASHFISKKEPHQGNRLRDIGFEVMRGQRVYGGKSDEEICFFDVGIADFAPLGFCSVFENKKYRGDPKKIKKYQLKPYDILLSLRGATPKVTILGEIYQICVANVGVVILRHKNKQRALALYCYLFLFEGAQRLREIYEKSSDGVLDLQSLLDFTLPKDYESIAEKNLPKILDFAEQFQDLEQRIHALRQQKISTQEAE; from the coding sequence ATGCAGGAGCAAGGGCTAAAAAAACTCGTTGATTGTTTTGGGTATCTCAAGCGCTATTACACCGATATTTTTGATGCATTGCACGCGATGCTTGAGTTGCTTTTGCTGCAAAAAAAATACCAAATCTTTGATGGTGTGCCAAAGGAGTCTTTGATACGCCAAAAAATCAAAGATCTCGCTTTGCAGGATTCTTTAATCTTGCAGGCAAATTTTAAACTCTGCAGACTAGAGAAATATTTTGCAGATATGGTGGTGGATCTAGAGATTGTAGAAGAGTTTTTCTTCATTATTACCCAGCAAAAAACCTCCAATAAGCTATATTATTACTCCACTCCCTTGCAGGTTAATCGCCTGCTTATAGGGCTTTTACAGATTGAAGAAGATGATAAAATCTATAATCCCTGTTATGGTATGGGGAGCATTTTTTTGAGCCTTGTGCAGATGCAAAAAAATATAGAGCTCTATGGCGAAGAGCTAGATCCTAGGCTTTCTCAGATTGCATTTTTGATTTTGCAAATCTGTGAGATCCCAACTCATGGCCTTTATGTCAATGATCTACTCAAATCCCCGCGTTTTGTGGATGGTGATCAATTCCAAATTTTTGACAAGGTGCTTTGCAATCCACCCTTGTATGCGCATCTTGGCATTGATTTTCTCAAAAAAGACCAGCGATTTCATCCCATCGGTGCTATTGCTAAGCATTATCCCGAGCTGATTTTTTTAATTCATTCTCTCTCCCATCTCAAAAAATGTGGTGTCTTCATCGTGCGCAATCAAGTGCTGCAAAAAAATGCTTCAGAGGCCAAGGTGCGCTCACGCCTTTGTAAGCAGAGAATGATAAGATCTATCATTGAGCTGCCAAAAAATATTTTTCCTCATCAAAATAATGATTTTTCCATCGTTGTGATCATGCCAAATAGCGAGGAGATTTTGCATATCAATGCTAGTGATGAGTTTTTCTATGAGCGAGAGGGGAAATATAATCGGCTCAAAAATATTGAGGTGATTTTGGAAATTTTCTTCCAGCAAAAAGAGGGCAAATATAGCAAGATTACAAAAACCGCAATGATAGAAAATGGGGATTTGCGTGCAAGTCACTTCATCTCCAAAAAAGAGCCTCACCAGGGAAATCGTTTGCGCGATATTGGTTTTGAGGTGATGCGCGGCCAGCGGGTGTATGGAGGCAAGAGTGATGAGGAGATTTGCTTTTTTGATGTGGGGATTGCAGACTTTGCACCACTGGGATTTTGCTCTGTGTTTGAAAATAAAAAGTATCGTGGCGACCCCAAAAAAATCAAAAAATACCAGCTCAAGCCCTATGACATCTTGCTATCTTTGCGTGGCGCAACACCCAAAGTCACTATACTTGGCGAGATTTATCAGATTTGCGTGGCAAATGTAGGCGTGGTGATTCTGCGTCATAAAAATAAGCAAAGAGCTCTGGCACTGTATTGTTATTTATTTTTGTTTGAGGGTGCACAAAGACTTAGGGAAATCTATGAAAAAAGCAGCGATGGGGTTTTGGATCTCCAAAGCTTGCTAGATTTTACCCTGCCAAAAGATTATGAGAGCATCGCGGAGAAAAATCTGCCAAAAATTTTAGATTTTGCAGAGCAATTCCAAGATCTAGAGCAAAGGATTCATGCATTGAGGCAGCAAAAAATTTCAACCCAGGAGGCAGAATGA
- a CDS encoding acyltransferase, which produces MRVIESGLCDVRAEESVTVMMPSNLYGCRLMEDVFIGPFVEVQCDVVIGARTRVQSHSFICSLVEIGEDCFIGHGVMFINDTFLGGRLAKENKEWKKTRIGNRVLIGSNATILPVYICDDVAIGAGSVVVKDITESGIYAGNPARKIKDICEKN; this is translated from the coding sequence ATGAGGGTCATAGAATCTGGTTTGTGCGATGTGAGGGCAGAGGAAAGTGTCACAGTGATGATGCCAAGCAATCTCTATGGATGCAGATTGATGGAAGATGTGTTCATCGGGCCTTTTGTGGAGGTGCAGTGTGATGTGGTTATTGGTGCGCGCACAAGGGTGCAGAGCCATAGTTTTATTTGTTCTTTGGTGGAGATTGGGGAGGATTGTTTCATTGGGCATGGAGTGATGTTTATTAATGATACTTTTTTGGGAGGAAGGCTTGCTAAAGAGAATAAGGAATGGAAAAAAACCCGCATTGGCAATCGTGTTTTGATAGGAAGTAATGCTACAATATTGCCAGTGTATATTTGTGATGATGTGGCAATCGGTGCTGGTAGTGTAGTGGTCAAAGATATCACAGAGAGTGGGATTTATGCAGGGAATCCCGCAAGGAAAATAAAGGATATTTGTGAAAAAAATTGA
- a CDS encoding flagellar biosynthesis anti-sigma factor FlgM: MLNIIGKNPMVANVDSKIHKVGDQKVQAEKIQSDKVEKISQAVKSGGYKVDLQATSEKMALNLLGL; the protein is encoded by the coding sequence ATGCTAAATATCATCGGGAAGAACCCCATGGTTGCGAATGTTGATAGCAAGATCCATAAAGTAGGAGATCAAAAAGTCCAAGCAGAAAAAATCCAAAGCGACAAAGTAGAAAAAATCAGTCAAGCGGTCAAAAGTGGAGGCTATAAAGTTGATTTGCAGGCAACTTCTGAAAAAATGGCACTAAATTTGCTTGGTCTATAA